Genomic DNA from Marnyiella aurantia:
TGGACAGAAAAGGATTGGGAAGCATTGTGGCAAATTGTAAAGGATACGGAGATCATCGTAATTTCGGATGAAGTTTACGACCTTCTGTGCTATGACGAAAATGTATTCACGAGCGTGATGCATCATCCGCATCTCCGCAACCGGAGTTATGCTGTGTTTTCATTTGGCAAAATGTTCCATGCAACAGGCTGGAAAGTTGGATATGTACTGGCAAGTGAAGAACTGAACTATGCCTTCCTCAGAGTGCACCAATATTTAAGTTTTTGTGTAAATGTTCCTGCTCAATACGCACTGGCCGGATATCTGGAAGTTTTTGACGCAGCTGCGAACAGCCGGATGATGCAGAATAAAAGGGATTATCTGATCTCAGCCTTCAGCGGTTTGCCTTTCACGATTACCGGGAAAGCAGAGGGTGGATATTTCCAGACCATGGAGTACCATAATCTGTCAGATTTGGGTGACAGAGATTTTGCTGTTTGGCTTACGAAGGAGAAAAAAGTGTGTACCGTGCCTGTTTCGGCGTTTTTTCATAACGGGCAGAATACCGGTAAGGTGAGATTCTGCTTTGCTAAAAAAGAGGAGACCATAGATAACGCCGCCGAATTCCTTAGAAACCTTTTATAAAAAAAGCCGGAAAAAAATTTCCGGCTTCGTATATTACGCTATTTGACTGATTACATCTTCAATTTTATCCAGCGCCAGCTGAATTTCCTCTTTGGTTACGTTCAGATGCGGGCGGAAACGAAGTGACTGGTCTCCGCAACCCAGAATAATCAGGTTCTGGCGGTACAGTTCGTCGCGTACTGCATCGCGCTGCGCACCATCCGTAAGGTCAACGGCACACATAAGCCCTCTGCCTCTGGCATTTGAAAGTTGCTGCGGATATTTTGCCACCAGATCCTGCAATCCTGTCAGCAGGTAATCACCTACTACCCTGGCGTTTTCACAAAGGTTTTCTTTTTCAATTACTTCCAGTACCAGCTTGAAACGCATCATATCGATGAAGTTTCCACCGAACGTAGAGTTAATACGGGAGCTTTCGCGGAATACATTGTCGGGAATCTCATCAAACTTCTCCTTATTGGCAAGAACCCCGCACACCTGCGCTTTCTTTCCAAAGGAAATAATATCCGGCTTAGATGTAAAATGCTGGAACGCCCACATCTTACCCGTGATTCCAATTCCGGTTTGCACTTCATCAAAAATCAAAAGTACCTCGTTTTCGTCACACAGTTTTCTTAAACCTGTAAAGAACTCATCGCGGAAATGGTTGTCGCCACCTTCTGCCTGAATGGGTTCGATGATGATGCAGGCTACCCTGTTTGGATTTGCCAAAATAGCTTCTTCAATATTCAAAAGCGCCAGGTGCTCATTCTTGATTGTTGTCTCCAGATTTTCCTCCGTTACCGGGAAAGTTAAATAAGGATTGATGATTCTGGGCCAGTCAAACTTCGGGAAGTACATATGTTTCCTTGGGTCTGAGGTATTGGTCAGACTGAGCGTATAACCGCTGCGTCCATGGAATGACTGACGGAAGTGGATACAGATATCACCTTCAACAGTCAGCTCTTTTTCAAAATTCTTACGCGTTTTCCAGTCGAAGCAGGCCTTCATGGCATTCTCTACCGCCAAAGTTCCTCCCTCAATAAAGAAACAGTACTGTAACTCCTGCGGAATGGCTACTCTTTCGAAAACCTCCATAAATTCCGCGTATTCTTCGGAATACACATCTGCAAGTGTTGGTTTGTTAATGGCCATCCTGCCCAGCCAGTCGGAATGCTGTACGAGATATGGGTGATTATAGCCGATAGATGCTGAGGCGAACATAGAAAACATATCCAGGAATTCCGTCCCGCTTCGTTTGTCGGCGATATAGGAACCATGAGATTTTTCAATATCCATAACGAAATCGAAGCCGTCGGCAAGGATGTGTCTGGCAAGTGTGTTTTTTACTTTATTGGTAGTCTCCGGTTGTTGAGCGATTGTGTTGTTCATTTTTTACTGATTGTTTTGATAGCTGCGATAGCTAAGTGAAATAATATTTTGTGATTTGATGGCTGCTTTTTTTAGATATCGAATTTAATACCCTGAGCCAGCGGCAAAGTCGTACTGTAATTGATGGTGTTGGTCTGCCTTCTCATATAATACTTCCAGACATCAGATCCCGATTCGCGTCCGCCGCCTGTTTCTTTTTCACCACCGAATGCACCACCGATCTCAGCACCGGAAGTACCGATGTTTACATTGGCAATACCGCAGTCTGATCCGGAATGCGAAAGGAAAAGTTCGGCTTCGCAAAGATTCTGTGTCATAATTGCTGAGCTAAGTCCCTGCGGAACATCATTCTGCATTTCAATAGCTTCGTCCAGATCATCATATTTCATGATATAAAGGATAGGTGCAAAGGTTTCGTGCTGTACGATTTCAAAACTGTTTTCAACCTCAGCAATACATGGCTTTACGTAGCAGCCGGACTCATAGTTACCGCCTTCCAGCACACCGCCTTCCACGATGAACTTTCCGCCTTCCTGCTTACACTTTTCAATAGATTCCATGTACTGTGAAACCGCATCGGTGTCAATAAGCGGTCCTACATGGTTATTTTCATCCAGTGGATTCCCGATTTTAAGCTGTCCGTAAGCCTTAACGAGACGGTTTTTAACCTCGTCATAAACCGAAGAATGAATGATCAGTCTTCTTGTAGAAGTACATCTCTGCCCGGCAGTTCCTACAGCTCCGAATACAGCTCCGATGATGGACATATCCAGATCCGCATGTTCGGAGATAATGATGGCATTGTTTCCGCCAAGTTCCAGGATGGATTTTCCGAAACGCTCAGCCACCTTGGTTCCTACCATTCGTCCGACACGGGTAGAGCCGGTAAAGGATACAAGCGCTGTTCTTTTATCAGCAACCAGTTTCTCACCGATCGTATGATCGCCAACGATCATTCCTGAAATCCCTTCAGGCATATCATTTTCTTTCAGAACCTCAGCAATGATGTTCTGGCAGGCTAAAGCGCAAAGGCCAACTTTCTCAGACGGTTTCCAAACAGTTACATTACCGCAGATCCAGCTAAGGGCTGTATTCCAGCTCCACACAGCTACCGGGAAGTTAAAGGCTGAGATCACCCCAACAACTCCAAGCGGATGATACTGTTCATACATACGGTGCAAAGGTCTTTCGGAGTGCATCGTAAAGCCATGCAGCTGACGGGAAAGACCTACCGCGAAGTCGCAGATATCAATCATTTCCTGAACCTCGCCTAAACCTTCCTGAAGGGATTTGCCCATTTCATAGGAAACGAGTTTGCCCAAATCGTCTTTTTTCTCTCTTAATTTATTACCGAACTGTCTTACAAGTTCTCCTCTTTTCGGTGCCGGCATTAACCGGAACTCCGGAAAAGCAGCTTTGGCGGCAGCCATTACAGTTTCATAATCTTCTACCGATCCGGATTTAATTTTGGCGATAAGCTGGCCATCCGTTGGCGAATAACTTTCAATGACATCTCCGTTTGCAAAGGTTTGCGTTCCTGTGGAAACGCCTATATTTTCACTTGAAATTCCTAAATTCTTCAGGGACTGCCCAATACCGTAGTCCTTATGTGTTTTACTCATATTATCTGTTTTCATATGCGCTTAAAGATACGCAGATTTGGTGGAACGGCAAAAAAATGCTTTACGCGATTTGGCGAAACAAGGGTCTACACCGCACATTTCAGACTTAATCTTTAGTTTATATTCAGTATCATAACCAATGGATTATGAATCACGTAAACCGGCAGGACACAGACAAATATTAATGAGACGAAATCAGCCCACAATTTTTTAAATATTTGTAACCTTTAAGGGCTGCATAACGTATATGTAATTAGAGCCCGACGTTAAACGGGTGTTTATTGTACATGAGACAGTTAAAAATTACCAAGCAGGTTACCAACAGGGAAACCGCGTCACTGGACAAGTATCTTCAGGAAATCGGAAAAGTAGAACTGATTACCGCCGACGAAGAGGTTGATTTAGCACAAAAGATCCGCGCCGGCGACCGTGCCGCACTGGAAAAACTTATTAAGGCCAACCTTCGTTTCGTGGTTTCCGTATCCAAGCAGTACCAAAACCAGGGACTCTCCCTTCCCGACCTTATCAATGAGGGAAACCTGGGATTGATGAAAGCCGCCAAAAGGTACGATGAAACCAGAGGTTTTAAATTTATTTCGTACGCAGTTTGGTGGATCAGACAGTCTATCCTTCAGGCACTGGCAGAGCAGTCCAGGATTGTGAGGCTTCCTCTAAACAAGATTGGTTCCATCAACAAAATCAACAAGGCTTACGCTCACCTGGAGCAGGAGAACGAAAGACCACCATCCCCGGAAGAACTGGCAGAAGTGCTGGATATGAGCGAAGAGGACATTAAGGAATCCATGAAAAACAGCGGAAGACACCTTTCTATGGATGCACCGCTTGTAGAAGGAGAAGATTCCAACCTTTATGATGTATTGAGATCCGGTGAATCGCCAAGTCCGGACAAAGACCTGATGCTGGAATCCCTGCAGATTGAGATTGAAAGAGCTTTACAGACGCTTACTCCAAGAGAGGCAGATCTTGTACGTCTTTATTTCGGTCTGAACGGAAAACATCCGATGACTTTGGAAGAAATCGGCGAAACTTTCGACCTTACAAGAGAGAGAGTCCGTCAGATAAAAGAAAAAGCGATCAAGAGACTTAAGCACAATACCAGAAGTAAGATCCTGAAATCTTATTTGGGTAAATAACCAAACCGATTACAACTTCAAAGGAACCTCAAAAGGTTCCTTTTTTATTTATCAGCACTCTTTTTCACCAAATCCTTCCTCACCCTGCTCAGACTTTCAGGTGTAATACCAAGGTAAGATGCCACCATCCATTGCGGTACGCGCTGCATAAGGTCCGGATACATCTTGATGAAATCCAGATAGCGCTCCTGCGCCGTATCAGAAAGCAAAGAGTTCACGCGGTTCTGAAGGTTACGGATGTGTTTCTGTAACAGAAGGTCATTATTCGCAATGGTGCCGGGGAACTGAAGGTTGAGGTTTTGAAAAAAATCAGGCGTCAGCAGCAGCACTTTCGAATTTTCAACAGCCTCAATATAATAATTGGACTTTTCATTGAAATAGAGTGAACTCCGGTCGGACATCAGCCACTTCTCCGGTGCGAACTGAATGATGTGTTCCTTACCGTTCTGATCTGTGGAAAACATCCGCAGCAAACCTTCCTCTACAAAATAAGTGGACCTGCAAACCTCACCCGCACTTAAGAGCAAATCCCCCTTTTGGAAATTACGCACCGTATAGTGCGATCCACACATGGAAACATCAGCTACCGGAATCTCCAGTACTTCCGAAAGATAATGTTCAATATTGTCCATGATGTAATTTTAACCAAATATAAGGAATTATCTCCATCCGCCGCCCAGTGCCTGATACAGTTCCACCGCCGACCTCAGCTTTGTATACTGTGCATTGGAAATGTTCAGTTCTGCATTAAGTGCATTCACACTGGAGTTCAGCACTTCCAGATAATTGGCCATTCCGTAATTTACAAGTTCCTGAGAATAATTAACCGAGTTGCGGTAAGCGGCAACTTCCTTTTGCTTCAGGGCGATAAACTGATCCTGGGTTTCATAGACTTTCAGTGCGTCCGAAACTTCCTTGCCGGCGTTCAGCAGCGATTTTCTGAAATTCAGATAGGCAATCTGTCTGTTGTAAAGACTGACCTCATAATTTGTCCGGATCTGCCTCTGGTTGAGGACAGGCTGCACCAGACTTCCAACTACTGTAGCAAAAATAGAGTTGATACTGAAAAATTTATCAAGTTCAATACTCTGCAACCCTGTGCTTCCAGATATCCGCAAACTCGGATAAAACTCTGCACGAGCAGCATCTGTAAGTTCGTAAGCCTGGATCAGGCGCGCTTCGGCCTGCATGACGTCTCCCCTGTTGGACAGCAGGCTGGCCGAGTACCCCAGAGGGAAACTGGCGGGCATTTGCTGTTGTCTGATGGAGGAGCGGGCAATACTTTGGGACGGCTCACCCATAAGAAGGCTTATCGTATTCTCGAGGATTGAAATCTGCACATCGATATCAAGCAGGAGTGCCTGGGCATTAAACACCAGCGCTTCACTTTGCTGAACAGCAACCTCTGTAAGGATTCCAGACTCCTTAAGAGCTCTGGTAGTTTCCAGGTTTTTATTTCGCAATGCTATCGTTTCGTTAATAATCCTCTTTTGCTCATCAAAAGTAAGCAACTGGTAGTATGCGGATGCGATAGCCGCCACCAAATCGGTCTTAACTTCGCGGTGTGCGGCAACATTTCCCAGATAAGCCGCCAGCTGTGCCTTTTGCTCGGCTTTAAGCCTTCCCCACAAATCCGCATCCCAGGAAACATCACCAGCCAGTCCTAATACGTTAATATAGCGCCTTGTTCCGCCGGCAATCTGTCCCATCTGAGTATTCAGGGACTGGGTTTGGAAGGTGTAGCTGGGCCCTACAGACAACGTAGGCTGATAAGCAGCCTTGCGCTGTTTCAGATAAGATTCGGCAATTGAAATATTTTGAAGAGCGATCCTGATGTCCAGGTTATTATCCAAACCTTTCTGTATGTGATTCTGAAGCAAAGGATCTGTAAAGATTTCCCGCCAGGACACGGTAGCAATACTGGAACTGTCGACAGCAATGCGGTCTGTACGGAAAACGTTCTCGTTCACACCCAGAACTTCCCTGTCATAAGGTTGTTTTGCAACGCATGAGGTCAGTACCAAAGCCGCTGAAAGGGATACTACTGTATATTTAATTTTTAAAATATTTGTCATCAGTTATAATTTAACTCTGTTAAGGCTAAAACCGTAAATACTATTCGCTTAAGTTGACTTTATCCTCTTTTATAGGAACTATTCTTTCATGCAGCGCCTGGAAGATTACAAAAAGCACGGGAATGGCCAGAAGTCCGAAGAAGGTCCCAATCAGAAGACCCATGGCCGCACCGGTTCCGATGGACCTGTTACCCACCGATCCGATACCGCTTGCAAATACCAGCGGCAGCATCCCAAAAATAAAGGCGAATGAAGTCATCAGGATAGGTCTTAACCTGGCTTTCGCTGCATTAATGGCAGACATGGCAAGAGTTTCACCATGATGACGGCGCTGCAGGGCAAATTCAACAATAAGAATTGCATTTTTGGCCAGAAGACCGATAAGCATGATGATGGCAATCTGGAAATAAATATTGTTTTCCAGACCGAAAACCCGCTGTCCAAAGTAGGCTCCAATTACCCCCAGCGGTAATGAGATGATCACCGCAAACGGAAGGATATAACTTTCATACTGCGCTGCCAGGATGAAATAGACAAAAATGAAGCTAAGCAGAAAGATGATATAGGTTTGAGACCCGGCACTCATTTCCTCCTTGGTAAGGCCGGTAAATTCCACATCATAATCACCGGGAAGGTTGCCAGCTGTTTCCTGTACAGCCTTAATGGCATCTCCCGTGGAAAATCCTGGATTGGTAGATCCGCTGATACTTACAGAGGTAAAAAGGTTATAGCGCTCAATAGACTGCGGACCGAAAGAACGTTGCAGTGTAAGGAACTGCGATATAGGTGCCATAGCTCCACTATTGGTCTTTACATACAGTCCGTTCAGGTTGTTCGGAGATTTCCTGTTGTCCGGAAGCGCCTGTATCATTACCCGGAACTGCTTACCGTATTTGGTAAAGTCAGAAGAATAAATCCCACCGATATAACCCTGCATGGTACTCAGGATATTATTTACTGATACACCACTTTCCTTGGCACGCGGCACGTTGATCACCATTTCGTATTGTGGATAATTCGTATTAAAACTTGTAGAGGCAAACTGAATTTCCGGTCTCTGCATAAGTGAACCTATGAATTCCTGAGTCACCGCATTAAGCTCTGTTAATTCTCCACCTGATTTATCCAGCAGCACTGCCGAGAAACCGTCGCTTTGACCGAAGCCGGGAACACTTGGTGGTGAGAAAAATACGATTTTAGCATCCGGATAATTTCCAGCCAAACCAAAAAGTTTTTTGGTAATAGTTTCTACATCCTGACCGTCTTCTTTACCTCTTTCGTCAAAAGGTTTAAGTCTTATAAAAGCCTGCCCTACATTGGAACCCTGTCCTGACATAAATCCACGGCTGGCTGTAAAAGTTACATTCTGAACACCGGGAATTTTCCGCGCTTCTTCCTGCAGATCCTTCAGCACATTGTAGGTACGCTCCATGGAGGAACCCGGAGGCAACTGGATATCGGTAAAGATAATCCCACGGTCTTCCTTCGGAATAAACCCTGTAGGCATTGTGGAATTGGCCCACCAGAATGTCAGGGCACCGGCGGCAAATATAAGCAGGGTAATCCACTTATGGCGCAGCAGGTATACGAAGGACCGGCCATACTTATTTGTCACCGCGCGGAAACCAATATTGAATTTCGCGAAGAACTTCTGCCCGAAATTCATGTCAGAGTAAGCTTTATGATGATGTGCCGACGGCTTAAGGAAAAGGGAACATAAAACCGGACTTAACGTTAAAGCGTTTACTGCAGAAATCAGGATTGCAATGATAAGCGTGATACCGAACTGCTGATAGAAAACCCCTGTGGGTCCCTGCAGGAATGTAACCGGAATAAATACCGCCGCCATAACCAGCGTGATGGAAATAATAGCACCGGTAATCTCGTCCATGGCCGAAACAGTTGCCTTCTTCGCATCGGTATATCCCTGTTCCAGTTTCGCGTGAACGGCTTCCACTACCACAATGGCATCATCCACCACAATACCGATAGCGAGAACGAGTGCAAAGAGCGTAAGCAGGTTCAGCGAATAGCCCAGTAAATTCAGGAAAAATAAAGTTCCGATAATGGACACAGGTACCGCAATGGCCGGAATCAAGGTTGAACGGAAATCCTGCAAAAAAAGAAATACTACCAGAAATACCAGAATAAAGGCTTCAATAAGCGTTGTGATTACTTTACTGATGGAGGCCTCCAGGAAGTCATTGGTATCAAAGTTAATGCTGTAGCCAATGCCTTCGGGAAGTGTTTTTTCGGTTTCCTCGAGTAAGATTTTAATGTCCTTAATGATATTCTGAGCATTGGAGCCCGGAGTCTGGAAAATACCCATACTTACCGAACGTCGGCCGTTATTTTCGCCAATACCGCCGTAGGAAAGCGCATCCAGTTTAATATCGGCTACATCTTTCAGCCTAAGATATTCACCGTTGCCCAGAGCACGTACCACAATGTTTTCATACTCTTCCACCTCGTCATGTTTTCCTTTGTAGGTAATTACGTACTGGAAGGAGCTCCCGCTGTTTTCGCCCAACTGTCCGGCAGCTGCCTCACGTGACTGCTCACTGATGACTTCTGAAACTTCTGAGGGCTCCAATCCATAGGCCGCCATTTTAGCAGGATCCAGCCAGATTCTCATGGAATAGGTTTTTCCGCCAAAAGCCGAAGCATCACCAACACCATTGACCCTTTTTATGGCCGGAATAATGTTGATGTTCATATAATTCTGCAGCCATACCTCATCCAGATCGGGATTGGAGGTATAAAAGGAAAGGAACATCAGCGCACTGGTCTGTTGTTTGTTCACCTGCACACCCGAACGTGTAACCTCGGAAGGCAGCAAAGGCAAAGCCCGCTGCACCTGATTCTGCACGTTAACCGCGGCAATATCCGGGTCGATGCCCTGTTTAAAAAATACCTGAATAGAAGCCGAACCGTTGTTTCCGGCCGAAGAGGAAATATAATCCATTCCTTCTACCCCGTTCACCTGCTCTTCTATCGGAATGATTACACTGTTCATCACGGTTTGCGCATTGGCACCCGTATAATTGGCCGAGATCCGGACCGTTGGCGGCGCGATATCCGGATACTGTGTCACCGGCAGGGCCACAAGACCCAGGATACCGAGGATGACAATCAGGATGGATATAACCGTGGAAAGTACCGGTCTGTTTATAAATTTTTTAATCATACCAGTTACTTAGAATATTGGCTTTATCGAATTCACAATGTCGTCAAACTTAACCGGTGTTGGTTTTACAGGAGTTCCCGATTTCAGTCCACCTGTTCCCTCAGCTACTACAGTTTCACCTTTTCTGGCACCACTTTTAATGATGACCATATTTCCGGCGCGGTCTGTAACATCGATAACAGCGGATTTAGCAGTATCCTTCTCTACCTTATACACATAAACAAGGCCCTGCTGCTCGTAGGTGGCACTCTCCGGAACTACCAAAACACCGTCGTAAAGACGCGGAACGCGGATGGTTCCACTGTTGCCATTGCTCAGCAGTTTATCAGGATTAGGAAGCGACACACGGAACTGAATACTTCCGGTAGCAGGGTCAATAGCCCCTGTCACCGCTTCTATCCTGCCTTTTTCCTTGTAGACTTCGCCATTGGCAAGAACAAGTTCCACCAGCGGCATATTTTTAAGCTTTTCTGCCATTGACGAACCATATGAGTTTTTCAGAAAGTCAAGATATTCTCTTTCGTTCATGGAGAAATAAGCGTAGAGACCGCTTGTGTCCGAAACTGTGGAAATCGGCATCGGGTCAGACGGTCCTACAAGACTTCCGTTTCTCATGTTAATTTTGCCCAGCACACCCGAAATCGGAGATCGGATTACAGAATAGTTAATGTTTTCGCGCACACCCTGATAGGTAGCCTGCGCCTGAGAAACACCGGCACCGGCCTGCTGCTTGGCGGCGATGGCCTGCTGAAGCTGGGCCTGAGCCCTGGCCAGGTTGGCCTGTGCGGTTTGCAGCTGTACGGAACTGATAATATTTTTCTCGACCAGCGGACGAAGTTTGTCCACTTCAACCTTTGCGGCGTTTACCCCGGCCTGGGCAGCAGTCACACTGGCTTGTGCGGCAGAAACATTGGAGCGCGCCGCACCGATTCCGGCATTAGCAGCGGCTGCGGTCTGACTCAATGAATTGGTTTCGAGACGGAAAAGCGGCTGCCCTTTGGTTACATACTGACCTTCATCTACCAGAACTTGCGTTATATAACCCTGAATCTTCGCTCTCACCTCATTGTTCACACGACCCTGAATGGAGGCCGGATATTCTGAATAGGCGGTCACATTACGCGTTTCTACCTGTACTGTAGAAACTGCTTTCGGACCCTGTGGCGGTTTGTCGTCGGTTTTCTTGCACGCAGTCACAGCCAGGGCTGCAAGACTGAAAAGTATTATTTTGTTCTGCATTTTATAGTTTGCTTAATGAATTCTTGATATTGTTGATGTTGGTGGTCATAAGCTCTTTGTACACCATATACTTATCATCACTTTGCCCGCGGAATTCCTGAATACTGTCCAGAATTTCAATTTCCTTGCTCAGGCGCTCAATGATTTGGGTATAGCGCAACTTCAGGAAGTTATCGTTGACCACAAAATAGCGCTTCCTTTCGTTGATTTTATTGAAATCCTGAATGAGCTGCATTGTAAACAGAATGCTGATATTGGACGAAACCGAACTTTTGCTGGCACAGAAAATCTCAACGAACTCATCAAAACTGATTCCCTTCTTCTCGAAGTCGAAGAGCAGGTAGGCATAAATCTTGGCCGCAAGTGGCGGCAGGTTAAAAGTTTCGCTGTAAAAGGTGACCAGATTCTGGAAAATCTGCTGGTCAATCTTCAGGGTTTTGGGCATTAAATCGGGCTTATTCCACAAAAGTAATAAAT
This window encodes:
- a CDS encoding transcriptional regulator, with the protein product MPKTLKIDQQIFQNLVTFYSETFNLPPLAAKIYAYLLFDFEKKGISFDEFVEIFCASKSSVSSNISILFTMQLIQDFNKINERKRYFVVNDNFLKLRYTQIIERLSKEIEILDSIQEFRGQSDDKYMVYKELMTTNINNIKNSLSKL